From the genome of Naumannella halotolerans, one region includes:
- the glmM gene encoding phosphoglucosamine mutase: MAGIFGTDGVRGRANVDLTAELALDLSVAAAHVLGEIGAFEGHQPVALVGRDPRASGEFLEAAVVAGLASAGVNVVRLGVVPTPGVAYLVKSRAADIGVMISASHNPMPDNGIKFFSRGGVKLDDALEARIESQLRQPWQRPTGTDVGRVSDDPAAIGEYVAHLVESVRPVGLDNLQVVLDTANGAAFDSAPAAFRELGAEVTVIHDAPDGTNINEDCGSTHIESLQREVVARGAHAGFAFDGDADRCLAVDAEGRMIDGDQLLAILALALSEAGELVGETVVGTVMTNQGLVQAMHEANIEVRRTAVGDRYVLEAMNAEGFTLGGEQSGHVILSRWAGTGDGTLTALQVLRRMAETGKSLADLASVMHRLPQVLVNVGGVDKSRAGTDPVLLDEVRAASEKLADTGRVLLRPSGTENLVRVMVEAGTHEEALGIADSLAAVVRDRLAL, encoded by the coding sequence GTGGCCGGAATCTTCGGCACCGACGGGGTCCGTGGTCGTGCCAACGTCGATCTGACAGCCGAGCTCGCGCTCGACCTGTCGGTCGCCGCTGCGCACGTTCTCGGCGAGATCGGTGCCTTTGAGGGCCACCAACCCGTTGCCCTGGTCGGTCGCGACCCGCGTGCCTCCGGTGAATTCCTGGAGGCCGCGGTCGTGGCCGGCCTGGCCAGCGCAGGCGTGAATGTCGTCCGCCTGGGGGTCGTACCCACGCCCGGCGTGGCGTACCTGGTGAAGTCGCGTGCCGCCGACATCGGCGTGATGATCTCGGCTTCGCACAATCCGATGCCGGACAACGGCATCAAGTTCTTCTCCCGGGGCGGGGTGAAGCTCGACGACGCGCTGGAGGCTCGGATCGAGTCGCAGCTGCGCCAGCCCTGGCAGCGCCCGACCGGGACCGATGTCGGTCGCGTGAGCGACGATCCGGCGGCGATCGGCGAGTACGTCGCGCATCTGGTCGAATCCGTCCGGCCGGTCGGTCTGGACAATCTGCAGGTCGTGTTGGACACCGCGAACGGCGCGGCCTTCGACAGCGCTCCTGCCGCCTTCCGTGAACTCGGCGCCGAAGTGACCGTGATCCACGATGCGCCGGACGGCACCAACATCAACGAGGACTGCGGTTCCACCCACATCGAGTCCTTGCAGCGCGAGGTCGTCGCGCGCGGCGCCCACGCCGGTTTCGCCTTCGACGGTGACGCCGACCGCTGTCTGGCCGTCGATGCCGAGGGCCGGATGATCGACGGCGACCAGTTGCTGGCGATCCTCGCCCTGGCGCTGTCCGAGGCCGGTGAGCTCGTCGGGGAGACCGTCGTCGGGACGGTGATGACCAACCAAGGCCTGGTGCAGGCAATGCACGAGGCCAACATCGAGGTACGCCGTACCGCGGTCGGTGACCGGTACGTGCTGGAGGCGATGAACGCCGAGGGTTTCACGCTCGGCGGAGAGCAGTCCGGTCACGTGATCCTGTCCCGGTGGGCCGGTACGGGTGACGGAACGCTGACTGCATTGCAGGTGCTCCGGCGGATGGCCGAGACCGGTAAGAGTCTGGCCGATCTGGCCTCGGTGATGCATCGGCTGCCGCAGGTGCTGGTGAACGTCGGCGGGGTGGACAAGTCGCGGGCGGGTACCGACCCGGTGTTGCTCGACGAGGTACGCGCGGCCAGCGAGAAGTTGGCAGACACCGGACGGGTGTTGCTGCGTCCCTCGGGCACCGAGAACCTGGTGCGGGTGATGGTCGAGGCCGGCACCCATGAGGAAGCCCTCGGCATCGCCGATTCCCTGGCCGCAGTGGTACGCGACCGGCTCGCGCTCTAA
- the rpsI gene encoding 30S ribosomal protein S9: MTEQTAPQTDVEETPAPFAEDGRNIAYRSEAAGSTSSAAEGARPAIVAPAAATGRRKEAVARVRIIPGSGQWSVNGRTLEDYFPNKVHQQLVNEPFGTAGVESSYDVIARIDGGGSSGQAGALRLGVARALNAVDAEASRAGLKKAGMLTRDARIKERKKAGLKKARKAPQYSKR, encoded by the coding sequence GTGACCGAGCAGACCGCACCGCAGACCGACGTCGAGGAGACGCCGGCACCGTTCGCCGAGGACGGCCGCAACATCGCGTACCGTTCCGAGGCCGCCGGCAGCACCAGCTCCGCCGCTGAGGGGGCACGCCCCGCGATCGTCGCCCCGGCTGCCGCCACCGGCCGCCGCAAGGAGGCTGTCGCCCGCGTCCGGATCATCCCCGGAAGCGGCCAGTGGAGCGTCAACGGACGCACCCTGGAGGACTACTTCCCGAACAAGGTCCACCAGCAGCTCGTCAACGAGCCCTTCGGCACCGCCGGTGTAGAGAGCTCCTACGACGTGATCGCACGGATCGACGGTGGTGGCTCCAGCGGCCAGGCCGGCGCACTGCGTCTGGGCGTTGCCCGGGCCCTGAACGCCGTCGACGCCGAGGCCTCGCGCGCCGGGCTGAAGAAGGCCGGCATGCTCACCCGCGACGCGCGGATCAAGGAACGCAAGAAGGCTGGTCTGAAGAAGGCCCGCAAGGCGCCGCAGTACTCCAAGCGCTGA
- the rplM gene encoding 50S ribosomal protein L13 has protein sequence MSTYSPKPGEVTRSWHVIDAEDIVLGRLAVNAATLLRGKHKPTFAPHVDAGDFVVVVNASKIALSGDKRTKKMATRHSGRPGGLKQVSYGELLEKDPRRAVELAVWGMLPKNKLSRKQIRKLKVYGGAEHPHTAQQPQPFEITRISQTEGTAK, from the coding sequence GTGTCCACATACAGCCCGAAGCCTGGCGAGGTGACCAGGAGCTGGCATGTGATCGACGCCGAGGACATCGTGTTGGGACGGCTCGCAGTCAATGCAGCCACCCTGCTCCGCGGCAAGCACAAGCCCACCTTCGCCCCACACGTCGACGCCGGGGACTTTGTCGTCGTCGTCAACGCTTCGAAGATCGCCCTGTCCGGTGACAAGCGCACCAAGAAGATGGCGACCCGTCACTCCGGTCGTCCCGGCGGCCTGAAGCAGGTCTCCTACGGTGAACTGCTCGAGAAGGACCCGCGTCGGGCCGTCGAGCTCGCCGTCTGGGGCATGCTGCCGAAGAACAAGCTGAGCCGCAAGCAGATTCGCAAGCTCAAGGTGTACGGCGGTGCCGAGCACCCGCACACCGCGCAGCAGCCGCAACCATTCGAGATCACCCGCATCAGCCAGACCGAGGGGACTGCCAAGTGA
- a CDS encoding MFS transporter, with translation MTANQKANHGPEGRPTRQGDSRLEPDDVIVVDKKKVRTAIGGTVVGNFMEWFDFGIYGYLAVTLAVVFVSDVPEPWALVVTLLGFAISFLVRPFGGLVLGPLGDRIGRQKVLFLTMAMMAVATALIGVLPTSAQIGLWAIVPLYLLKMVQGFSTGGEYAGATTYVSEFSPDKSRGFWSSWLDVGSYTGFAAGASVVALTSLIVTNVSGANGMVDYGWRIPFLIAIPLGVVAIWFRLKIPETPSFESAENTGHIKLDNHDPLARHGIGGIIRHHWRVILIGIALVSATNTAGYALTSYMPAYLEGEIGMHSITAAAATVPVLLVMSACLPLIGALSDRIGRRTVYAIAVGSTLVLMLPAFWMMHIGEFWAVMVALFMVALPVGFYVAISASALPALFPTATRFGAMAIAYNVAVSLFGGTTPLISQTLINLTGNGYMPAFYIMFFALLGGVALLTMRESANRPLIGSVPTVETREEAEQLCQEQDDNPLIDTSTMPIQRG, from the coding sequence ATGACCGCAAATCAGAAGGCAAACCATGGCCCGGAGGGCCGACCGACCCGGCAGGGGGACAGTCGCCTGGAGCCCGATGACGTCATCGTCGTCGACAAGAAGAAGGTACGCACCGCGATTGGCGGCACCGTCGTCGGCAACTTCATGGAGTGGTTCGACTTCGGTATCTACGGCTACCTCGCCGTCACCTTGGCCGTGGTCTTCGTCTCCGACGTACCCGAACCCTGGGCGCTGGTGGTGACCCTGCTCGGCTTCGCCATCTCTTTCCTGGTCAGGCCGTTCGGCGGTCTGGTGCTCGGCCCGCTCGGCGACCGGATCGGGCGGCAGAAGGTGCTCTTCCTGACGATGGCGATGATGGCCGTGGCCACCGCCCTGATCGGGGTGCTGCCGACCTCGGCGCAGATCGGGCTGTGGGCGATCGTCCCGCTGTACCTGTTGAAGATGGTGCAGGGCTTCTCCACCGGTGGTGAGTACGCTGGCGCCACGACCTATGTCTCGGAGTTCTCCCCGGACAAGTCGCGTGGCTTCTGGTCTTCCTGGCTCGATGTCGGTTCCTACACCGGATTCGCCGCCGGGGCCTCGGTGGTCGCCCTGACCAGCCTGATCGTGACCAACGTCTCCGGCGCGAACGGGATGGTCGACTACGGCTGGCGGATCCCGTTCCTGATCGCCATCCCGCTGGGTGTCGTGGCCATCTGGTTCCGGTTGAAGATCCCGGAGACCCCGAGCTTCGAGAGCGCCGAGAACACCGGCCACATCAAGCTGGACAACCACGATCCGCTGGCCCGCCACGGGATCGGCGGCATCATCCGTCACCACTGGCGGGTGATCCTGATCGGCATCGCGCTGGTCTCGGCCACCAACACCGCCGGGTACGCGCTCACCAGCTACATGCCGGCGTACCTGGAGGGGGAGATCGGGATGCACTCGATCACCGCCGCGGCCGCGACTGTACCGGTACTGCTGGTGATGTCGGCCTGTCTGCCGCTGATCGGCGCGCTGAGTGATCGGATCGGTCGCCGAACCGTGTACGCGATCGCGGTCGGCTCCACCTTGGTGCTGATGCTGCCGGCGTTCTGGATGATGCACATCGGTGAGTTCTGGGCGGTGATGGTGGCCCTGTTCATGGTCGCCCTGCCGGTCGGCTTCTACGTCGCCATCTCCGCCTCCGCGCTGCCGGCCCTGTTCCCGACCGCCACCCGCTTCGGCGCGATGGCGATCGCCTACAACGTCGCCGTCTCGCTGTTCGGGGGCACCACGCCGTTGATCAGCCAGACCTTGATCAACCTCACCGGCAACGGCTACATGCCCGCCTTCTACATCATGTTCTTCGCCCTGCTCGGCGGCGTCGCCCTGCTCACCATGCGCGAATCGGCGAACCGGCCGCTGATCGGGTCGGTCCCCACCGTGGAGACCAGGGAGGAGGCCGAACAGTTGTGCCAGGAGCAGGACGACAACCCGCTGATCGACACCTCCACCATGCCGATCCAGCGCGGTTGA
- a CDS encoding citrate synthase encodes MTDSLSIRDNRTGGEQEIAISDDTIRAGDLKQFAVDGERALATYDPGFVNTASCKSAITYIDGEKGILEYRGYPIEQLAENSTYLEVAYLLLNGELPTQEQLDPWVYEVTNHTFVHESLKTFMQGFRHDAHPMSMLNSSVAALSSFYPEANQIKDPEVAELQIIRLIAKMPTLGAFAYRHVQGKPYVYPSNDLSYTANFMSMLWKMSEPEYKPDERLVRALEILFILHADHEQNASANAVRAIGSTQVDPFTAVAGGIGALYGPLHGGANEAVLKMLRRIGDVKNVPGFIEGVKNGDERLMGFGHRVYKNYDPRATIIKKAVDDVFEVTGVNPLLKIAQELEKIALEDEYFVKRKLYPNVDFYSGLIYEALQFPPEMFTVLFAIPRTSGWLAQWKELVNDPEQKIARPKQIYTGYRTRDFVPMNKR; translated from the coding sequence ATGACCGATTCGCTCAGCATCCGCGACAACCGTACGGGTGGCGAACAGGAGATCGCGATCAGCGACGACACGATCCGGGCCGGCGACCTGAAGCAGTTCGCTGTCGACGGAGAACGCGCGCTGGCGACCTACGATCCCGGATTCGTCAACACCGCATCGTGCAAGAGCGCCATCACCTACATCGATGGCGAGAAGGGGATCCTCGAGTACCGGGGTTACCCGATCGAACAACTGGCCGAGAACTCCACGTACCTGGAAGTGGCCTACCTGCTGCTGAACGGCGAGCTGCCCACCCAGGAACAGCTGGACCCGTGGGTGTACGAGGTGACCAACCACACCTTCGTCCACGAGAGCCTGAAGACCTTCATGCAGGGCTTCCGTCACGATGCGCACCCGATGTCCATGCTGAACTCGTCGGTGGCCGCACTCTCGTCGTTCTACCCCGAGGCGAACCAGATCAAGGATCCGGAGGTCGCCGAACTGCAGATCATCCGGCTGATCGCCAAGATGCCGACGCTGGGCGCCTTCGCGTACCGCCACGTGCAGGGCAAGCCGTATGTGTATCCGAGCAACGACCTGTCCTACACCGCCAACTTCATGTCCATGCTGTGGAAGATGTCGGAGCCGGAGTACAAGCCCGACGAGCGGTTGGTACGGGCGCTGGAGATCCTGTTCATCCTGCACGCCGATCACGAGCAGAACGCCTCGGCCAATGCGGTGCGGGCGATCGGTTCCACCCAGGTCGACCCCTTCACCGCTGTCGCCGGTGGCATCGGCGCCCTGTACGGTCCGCTGCACGGCGGCGCCAACGAGGCCGTTCTGAAGATGCTGCGCCGGATCGGTGATGTGAAGAACGTCCCCGGCTTCATCGAAGGGGTGAAGAACGGTGACGAGCGGCTGATGGGCTTCGGCCACCGGGTCTACAAGAACTACGACCCGCGGGCGACGATCATCAAGAAGGCCGTCGATGACGTCTTCGAGGTCACCGGGGTGAACCCGCTGCTGAAGATCGCCCAGGAGTTGGAGAAGATCGCGCTGGAGGACGAGTACTTCGTCAAGCGCAAGCTCTACCCGAATGTCGACTTCTACTCGGGCCTGATCTACGAGGCCTTGCAGTTCCCGCCGGAGATGTTCACCGTGCTCTTCGCCATCCCCCGTACCTCCGGCTGGCTCGCACAGTGGAAGGAACTGGTCAACGACCCGGAGCAGAAGATCGCCCGGCCGAAGCAGATCTACACCGGTTACCGGACCCGCGACTTCGTCCCGATGAACAAGCGCTGA
- the trmB gene encoding tRNA (guanosine(46)-N7)-methyltransferase TrmB, whose amino-acid sequence MKPEAAPDHRREVVSFVRQRARMTPAQQRAWSDFGPRYLLEVPHGIGHGELAATEPLDTAAAFGREGELIVEIGSGAGDSLVAMAAERPDADILAFEVFQPGIAATMIKLDAAGVDNVRIIEGNGVHGLRQLFPEGSLFGIWVFFPDPWPKTKHHKRRLINSNFATLAASRLAPNGELLCATDWAPYAAQMRKVLDAEPLLINDHPGSWAPRPAGRPITRFEGRGERAGRDIHDLSYRRR is encoded by the coding sequence ATGAAACCCGAGGCCGCACCCGACCACCGCCGCGAGGTGGTCTCCTTCGTTCGCCAGCGAGCGAGGATGACACCTGCCCAGCAGCGGGCCTGGTCCGACTTTGGTCCGCGCTACCTGCTCGAGGTCCCTCACGGGATCGGGCACGGTGAACTCGCCGCCACCGAGCCGCTGGACACCGCCGCTGCCTTCGGGCGGGAGGGCGAGTTGATCGTCGAGATCGGCTCCGGCGCCGGCGACTCCTTGGTCGCCATGGCTGCCGAACGACCCGATGCCGACATCCTGGCCTTCGAAGTGTTCCAGCCGGGCATCGCCGCCACCATGATCAAGTTGGACGCCGCCGGGGTGGACAATGTCCGCATCATCGAAGGCAACGGCGTGCACGGCCTTCGACAGCTTTTCCCCGAGGGCTCCCTGTTCGGCATCTGGGTCTTCTTCCCCGATCCGTGGCCGAAGACCAAGCACCACAAGCGCAGGTTGATCAACAGCAACTTCGCCACCTTGGCCGCATCCCGGCTGGCCCCGAACGGTGAGTTGCTCTGTGCCACCGACTGGGCGCCCTACGCCGCCCAGATGCGGAAGGTGCTGGACGCCGAACCGCTGTTGATCAACGACCATCCCGGCAGTTGGGCACCCCGGCCCGCAGGTCGCCCGATCACCCGGTTCGAGGGTCGCGGGGAACGCGCCGGCCGAGACATCCACGACCTGTCGTACCGACGTCGATGA
- the truA gene encoding tRNA pseudouridine(38-40) synthase TruA: MRFRIDLAYDGTDFSGWASQPGLRTVQGELETWLPRVLRLAGPTPLTVAGRTDAGVHAKGQVAHVELPDETNPSVLTRRLQRVLPADLTIWSIGPAPPGFDARFSAIWRRYCYRLTDRPLDPLQRHQVTVVREPLDLPAMNAAGQSLLGLRDFAPFCRRREGASTIRTLTELSASRTETGVVELTVRADAFCHSMVRSLTGALVAVGQGRRDLTWLSEVAASPLRPSSIQVMAAGGLTLEEVGYPPAADLADRAETARARRDPRELNCHG; encoded by the coding sequence ATGAGGTTCCGAATCGACCTGGCCTATGACGGCACCGATTTCTCCGGGTGGGCGAGCCAACCCGGACTGCGGACCGTCCAGGGCGAACTCGAGACCTGGCTTCCGCGCGTACTGCGACTGGCCGGCCCCACCCCGCTGACGGTGGCCGGGCGCACCGATGCCGGAGTCCACGCCAAAGGGCAGGTCGCCCATGTCGAGCTCCCCGACGAGACCAATCCCTCGGTGCTCACCCGGCGCCTGCAGCGTGTACTCCCCGCCGACCTCACCATCTGGTCGATCGGCCCGGCGCCCCCGGGATTCGACGCCCGCTTCTCGGCGATCTGGCGACGCTACTGCTACCGGTTGACCGATCGGCCACTCGATCCGCTGCAGCGCCACCAGGTCACCGTGGTACGCGAACCGCTGGACCTGCCGGCAATGAACGCGGCCGGGCAGAGCCTGCTCGGTCTGCGCGACTTCGCACCGTTCTGCCGCCGCCGCGAAGGGGCGAGCACCATCCGTACCCTGACCGAGCTCAGCGCCAGCCGGACCGAGACCGGTGTGGTCGAGCTGACCGTCCGTGCCGACGCGTTCTGCCACTCGATGGTCCGCTCGCTGACCGGTGCGCTGGTCGCAGTGGGCCAGGGACGTCGCGATCTGACCTGGCTGTCGGAGGTGGCGGCCAGTCCGCTTCGCCCTTCCTCCATCCAGGTGATGGCGGCCGGTGGGCTGACCTTGGAGGAGGTCGGCTACCCGCCTGCCGCCGACCTCGCCGACCGGGCCGAGACAGCCCGGGCGCGTCGCGACCCGAGGGAACTGAACTGTCATGGCTGA
- a CDS encoding class I SAM-dependent methyltransferase, translated as MADHYFHTPDGPIRTREVTTTIFGHDLSFTTANGVYSGAGLDPGTAILLRESAPPTSGRILDLGCGWGPIAIGLAVASKQVRVDAVDVNERALELCRLNAERAGVAERVPAMLPDQVADTATYDEIWSNPPIRIGKPALHELLLHWLPRLAPTGSARLVVGKNLGADSLQRWLIDQGYPAERTASAKGFRVIRVLPGG; from the coding sequence ATGGCTGACCACTACTTCCACACCCCCGACGGCCCGATCCGCACCCGCGAGGTGACGACCACGATCTTCGGCCACGACCTCAGCTTCACCACCGCGAACGGCGTCTACTCCGGTGCCGGGCTGGATCCGGGTACGGCGATCCTGCTCCGCGAGTCCGCCCCACCCACCTCCGGACGGATTCTCGATCTCGGTTGCGGTTGGGGGCCGATCGCGATCGGCCTGGCGGTCGCCTCGAAGCAGGTACGGGTCGATGCCGTCGACGTGAACGAACGGGCCCTGGAGTTGTGCCGGTTGAACGCCGAGCGAGCCGGGGTCGCCGAGCGGGTACCGGCGATGCTTCCCGACCAGGTCGCCGACACCGCAACCTATGACGAGATCTGGTCGAATCCGCCGATCCGGATCGGCAAACCGGCCCTGCACGAGCTGTTGCTGCACTGGCTGCCCCGACTGGCCCCGACCGGCAGCGCGAGGCTGGTCGTCGGTAAGAACCTCGGTGCCGACTCCCTGCAACGCTGGTTGATCGACCAGGGTTACCCGGCCGAACGGACGGCCAGCGCCAAGGGCTTCCGGGTCATCCGGGTCCTACCCGGCGGTTGA
- a CDS encoding CsbD family protein — MAIGDRIENAAEKVAGKVKEGVGKLTDDERLKTEGKTDQGKAEVKDFGEDVKDRAAGVADSFSDNDKK, encoded by the coding sequence ATGGCCATTGGAGATCGCATCGAGAACGCTGCCGAGAAGGTGGCAGGCAAGGTGAAGGAAGGCGTCGGCAAGCTGACCGACGACGAGCGTCTCAAGACCGAGGGCAAGACCGATCAGGGCAAGGCCGAGGTCAAGGACTTCGGTGAGGACGTCAAGGACCGCGCAGCGGGCGTCGCCGATTCCTTCAGCGACAACGACAAGAAGTGA
- a CDS encoding prenyltransferase/squalene oxidase repeat-containing protein — MSSLRAAFRWPIALLLSSLFFIAPTFRALAEPITTGPVPAAVWMQDNLDAAEGDPSLLIDVALGMIAAGQHDQADPIREQVLAQAAELDPAVIAKLIVLVRIGGEDPTTAGDVDLVQLLADGTSVDGQVGEYASAFGQSWAILAHNWIGEDVPQPVLDTLLGFVDPEGSGAFGFDDGSGFTADVDSTAMAVMALSGAGNAPSEVQSEAIDWLESQQAEDGSFPGYAQVNSTGLAAGALGDLGRDIGSAQEWLESQQDSDGGLPAESDGPSDLRATSQGVLGLAGVGYATLGASRGSDLGGEVSTSDMESAEGVGFSPALVVGIAVAIGASVLTAGFLLTRRPKSGYAEDPDAEGPAGAAAPSEADHRKGTQAPSGEPEDGPSEDRPH; from the coding sequence ATGTCGTCCCTGCGCGCCGCTTTCCGTTGGCCGATCGCCCTGCTGCTGTCCTCACTGTTCTTCATCGCCCCGACCTTCCGTGCCCTTGCCGAACCGATCACCACCGGTCCGGTACCGGCGGCGGTCTGGATGCAGGACAATCTCGACGCCGCCGAGGGTGATCCGTCGTTGTTGATCGATGTCGCCCTGGGGATGATCGCGGCCGGCCAGCACGATCAGGCCGATCCGATCCGGGAACAGGTGCTCGCACAGGCCGCCGAGCTCGATCCGGCCGTGATCGCCAAACTGATCGTGCTGGTACGGATCGGCGGCGAGGATCCGACGACCGCCGGTGATGTCGATCTTGTCCAGCTGTTGGCCGACGGCACCAGCGTCGACGGTCAGGTGGGTGAGTATGCGTCGGCCTTCGGGCAGTCCTGGGCGATCCTCGCCCACAACTGGATCGGCGAGGACGTACCGCAGCCGGTGCTGGACACCCTGCTCGGTTTCGTCGATCCGGAGGGTTCGGGCGCCTTCGGTTTCGACGACGGCAGCGGATTCACCGCCGATGTCGACAGCACGGCGATGGCGGTGATGGCCCTGTCCGGTGCCGGCAATGCGCCCAGTGAGGTGCAGTCCGAGGCGATCGACTGGTTGGAGTCGCAACAGGCCGAGGACGGCAGCTTCCCCGGTTACGCCCAGGTGAACTCGACTGGTCTGGCCGCCGGTGCGCTGGGCGACCTCGGCCGGGACATCGGCAGTGCCCAGGAGTGGTTGGAATCACAACAGGATTCCGACGGCGGCCTGCCCGCCGAGAGCGACGGGCCGTCCGATCTGCGCGCGACCAGCCAAGGTGTCCTCGGCCTGGCCGGAGTGGGGTACGCGACCCTCGGCGCGAGCCGTGGATCCGATCTCGGTGGCGAGGTCAGCACCTCGGACATGGAGTCCGCGGAGGGCGTCGGCTTCAGCCCCGCGTTGGTGGTCGGGATCGCCGTCGCGATCGGCGCCTCCGTACTCACCGCGGGCTTCCTGCTCACGCGTCGCCCCAAATCCGGCTACGCCGAGGATCCCGATGCCGAGGGACCTGCGGGGGCCGCCGCGCCGAGTGAAGCTGATCATCGCAAGGGTACGCAGGCGCCTTCGGGCGAGCCCGAGGACGGTCCGTCCGAGGACCGACCCCACTGA
- a CDS encoding superoxide dismutase, producing MMTYELPDLPYDYGALEPHISAKIMELHHDKHHATYVKGANTALEKLDAAREAGDYATINQLTTDLAFNLGGHVNHSIFWNNLSPDGPDRPVGNLEVAIDEFYGSFADFQAAFTAAATGIQGSGWGILAWDQLGKRLNIFQLRDQQAQVPLNQTPIVLLDMWEHAFYLDYQNVKPDYVKAWWNVVNWTDAAERFENAQSPEN from the coding sequence ATCATGACCTACGAACTTCCCGACCTGCCCTACGACTACGGCGCACTCGAACCGCACATCTCGGCGAAGATCATGGAACTGCACCATGACAAGCACCATGCGACCTACGTCAAGGGCGCCAACACTGCGCTCGAGAAGCTCGACGCCGCCCGCGAGGCGGGTGACTACGCGACCATCAACCAGCTCACCACGGATCTGGCATTCAACCTCGGTGGTCACGTCAATCACTCGATCTTCTGGAACAACCTGTCCCCGGACGGCCCGGATCGCCCGGTGGGCAACCTCGAGGTGGCGATCGACGAGTTCTACGGTTCCTTCGCCGACTTCCAGGCCGCGTTCACCGCTGCCGCCACCGGCATCCAGGGCTCCGGCTGGGGCATCCTGGCCTGGGACCAGCTGGGCAAGCGCCTGAACATCTTCCAGCTCCGTGATCAGCAGGCGCAGGTTCCGCTGAACCAGACCCCGATCGTGTTGCTGGACATGTGGGAGCACGCCTTCTACCTCGATTACCAGAATGTGAAGCCGGACTACGTCAAGGCGTGGTGGAACGTCGTCAACTGGACCGACGCGGCCGAGCGGTTCGAGAACGCCCAGTCTCCCGAGAACTGA
- a CDS encoding MFS transporter, which produces MDSVADDSEWHGHARGSAEYRRILIALGAAGLATFAQLYSPQGLLPMIGRELQVSADRAALTISVSTFALALSVLAWSALADRIGRLPAMRIALIMAACLGLLSPLAPTFEALLILRFVEGVAIGGVPALAVTFLHEEVAAEHTAVAASTYISGTSIGGLLGRLVAAPFADLAGWRAGMVAVSVMAAFAVVIFLVAVPRARGFRPTQAQHNVWHGLSANLRDRSMLVLFAQGFLLMGGFVATYNYLTFRLEDPPFDLPVSIIALIFLAYLAGTASARVAGGLAQRYGRRPVLLISVAVMIIGVLITLPDWLPSVLFGLIVLTTGFFAAHSISAGWVGHRATAGPAQATSLYNLAYYGGSSLFGWAGGLAFLLGWGGTAAMVIALALVALLLAAGSRLR; this is translated from the coding sequence GTGGATTCGGTTGCCGACGACAGTGAGTGGCATGGTCACGCCCGCGGCAGCGCCGAGTATCGACGGATCCTGATCGCCCTCGGCGCAGCGGGCCTGGCGACCTTCGCCCAGCTGTACTCACCCCAGGGGTTGCTGCCCATGATCGGCCGGGAGCTGCAGGTCAGCGCCGATCGCGCTGCCCTGACCATCTCGGTCAGCACCTTTGCGCTGGCCCTGTCGGTACTCGCCTGGTCGGCCCTGGCCGACCGGATCGGCCGGTTGCCGGCCATGCGGATCGCGTTGATCATGGCCGCTTGCCTGGGGCTGTTGAGTCCGCTCGCCCCGACCTTCGAGGCGCTGTTGATTCTCCGGTTCGTCGAAGGCGTGGCGATCGGCGGCGTACCCGCTCTGGCAGTCACCTTCCTGCACGAGGAGGTGGCCGCCGAGCACACGGCGGTGGCCGCCAGCACCTACATCTCCGGAACCAGCATCGGTGGTCTGCTGGGCCGATTGGTCGCCGCACCGTTCGCCGACCTTGCCGGTTGGCGGGCAGGAATGGTCGCCGTGTCGGTGATGGCTGCCTTTGCGGTGGTGATCTTCCTGGTCGCCGTACCCCGAGCCCGCGGATTCCGACCGACGCAGGCACAGCACAACGTGTGGCACGGTCTGTCGGCGAATCTGCGCGACCGCTCGATGCTGGTGCTGTTCGCCCAGGGCTTCCTGCTGATGGGCGGATTCGTCGCGACCTACAACTACCTGACCTTCCGGCTGGAGGACCCGCCGTTCGACCTACCGGTGTCGATCATCGCGTTGATCTTCCTCGCCTACCTGGCCGGCACCGCCTCCGCCAGGGTTGCCGGCGGCCTGGCCCAACGGTACGGACGCCGACCGGTGCTGTTGATCTCCGTGGCGGTGATGATCATCGGCGTACTGATCACCTTGCCCGATTGGTTACCGAGTGTGTTGTTCGGCCTGATCGTGCTGACCACGGGGTTCTTCGCCGCCCACTCCATCTCCGCCGGATGGGTCGGGCACCGGGCGACGGCAGGACCGGCCCAAGCGACCTCGTTGTACAACCTCGCCTACTACGGGGGGTCCAGCCTGTTCGGCTGGGCCGGTGGTTTGGCCTTCCTTCTCGGTTGGGGAGGTACCGCCGCGATGGTGATCGCGCTGGCCCTGGTCGCTCTGCTGCTGGCGGCCGGTAGCCGACTGCGCTGA